One Pseudonocardia sediminis DNA window includes the following coding sequences:
- a CDS encoding LysR family transcriptional regulator, with protein MSSTHEMPGFSLRQLSYFVAVAEAGTFAGAAVRLHVSASALSLALDELERTLGVQLTVRRRAHGVRLTAAGTDTLRRARRLLRDAGELAAATDGAGGDVAGTVLLGCYPTLAPAELPALLARFAAAHPRARVEFAEGPQDVLSRRLRDGELDLALLYDHGLDPGLELAPLSSNTPYLVLPSGHRLAGRSSVHLREVADEPMVLFDLPPASDHLMTVCRAAGVSPSVAHRTATVELTRSLVGAGLGYTVLAQRAPGTRTAAGDRVVEIDLADDPAPLGIVLARSRTVQPSATARAFARIATGPARSRPA; from the coding sequence GTGAGCTCGACTCATGAGATGCCCGGCTTCTCGCTGCGTCAGCTGTCCTACTTCGTCGCGGTCGCCGAGGCAGGGACGTTCGCCGGTGCCGCGGTGCGGCTGCACGTCTCCGCGTCGGCGTTGTCGCTGGCCCTCGACGAGCTCGAGCGCACCCTGGGCGTCCAGCTCACGGTGCGGCGTCGCGCCCACGGCGTCCGGCTGACCGCGGCCGGTACCGACACCCTGCGCCGGGCCCGTCGCCTGCTGCGCGACGCCGGGGAGCTGGCCGCGGCGACCGACGGCGCCGGTGGCGACGTCGCGGGGACTGTCCTGCTCGGCTGCTACCCGACGCTGGCGCCGGCCGAGCTGCCCGCGCTGCTGGCCCGGTTCGCCGCCGCGCACCCGCGGGCCCGGGTGGAGTTCGCCGAGGGGCCGCAGGACGTGCTGTCCCGGCGCCTCCGCGACGGGGAGCTGGACCTGGCCCTGCTCTACGACCACGGCCTCGACCCCGGTCTGGAGCTCGCCCCGCTGTCGTCGAACACGCCGTATCTCGTGCTGCCGTCCGGGCACCGGCTGGCCGGACGGTCGTCGGTGCACCTGCGCGAGGTCGCGGACGAGCCGATGGTGCTGTTCGACCTGCCGCCGGCCTCGGACCACCTGATGACGGTGTGCCGTGCGGCCGGGGTCTCGCCGTCGGTCGCGCACCGGACGGCCACCGTGGAACTGACGCGGTCGCTGGTCGGGGCCGGTCTGGGCTACACCGTGCTGGCCCAGCGGGCCCCCGGTACGCGGACGGCGGCGGGGGACCGCGTCGTCGAGATCGACCTGGCCGACGACCCGGCGCCACTGGGCATCGTCCTGGCCCGTTCCCGCACGGTCCAGCCCAGCGCCACCGCCCGCGCCTTCGCCCGCATCGCGACCGGTCCTGCCCGATCCCGCCCCGCCTGA
- a CDS encoding Rieske (2Fe-2S) protein, translated as MTTTTDSPRAVDVAGSDEIPERGRLVVEIGNTTLGIFRFRGELRAYENVCAHQGGPACQGRIVQRVREKLDASRRSQGLVFDEDSMHVVCPWHGFEYEVATGRHPGRPDYALRSFPVEESGGRIRVTV; from the coding sequence GTGACCACCACCACAGACTCTCCGCGCGCCGTCGACGTCGCCGGGTCCGACGAGATACCCGAACGCGGCCGGTTGGTCGTGGAGATCGGGAACACCACGCTGGGAATCTTCCGGTTCCGCGGCGAGCTGCGCGCCTACGAGAACGTGTGCGCCCACCAGGGCGGACCGGCGTGCCAGGGCCGGATCGTGCAGCGGGTGCGCGAGAAGCTCGACGCGTCGCGCCGCAGCCAGGGCCTGGTGTTCGACGAGGACTCGATGCACGTCGTGTGCCCGTGGCACGGGTTCGAGTACGAGGTCGCGACCGGCCGTCACCCGGGGCGTCCGGACTACGCGCTGCGCTCGTTCCCGGTCGAGGAGAGCGGGGGCCGGATCCGTGTCACCGTCTGA
- a CDS encoding HAD family hydrolase has protein sequence MAVLDLAGTTMADDGLVLDAVRTGLRAARVSVDGPRYPALDRQARATMDRSTITVFGELLDGDMYRARRANDAFEECVCEAVRNGRVREIPGAGAAMSAIRDAGLAVALICGFGPSLRDRLVDALDWRERVDVVLSPADVAGQGLPDPAVVHAAARICDVPAEQVAVAGDSTADIEGAVRAGAALAVGVRGGAHSEPRLRAAGADAVIDSVTDLPALLGLPS, from the coding sequence TTGGCCGTTCTCGATCTCGCCGGTACGACGATGGCCGACGACGGTCTGGTCCTCGACGCGGTCCGTACCGGGCTGCGCGCGGCCCGCGTGAGCGTCGACGGGCCGCGCTACCCGGCGCTGGACCGCCAGGCCCGCGCGACCATGGACCGCTCCACGATCACGGTGTTCGGCGAGCTGCTCGACGGCGACATGTACCGGGCCCGGCGCGCGAACGACGCGTTCGAGGAGTGTGTCTGCGAGGCGGTCCGCAACGGGCGCGTCCGCGAGATACCGGGGGCGGGCGCGGCGATGAGCGCCATCCGTGACGCCGGGCTGGCGGTGGCGCTGATCTGCGGGTTCGGCCCGTCGCTGCGGGACCGGTTGGTCGACGCGCTCGACTGGCGCGAGCGCGTCGACGTCGTGCTCTCGCCGGCCGACGTCGCCGGCCAGGGGCTGCCCGACCCGGCCGTCGTGCACGCGGCGGCGCGGATCTGCGACGTCCCGGCCGAGCAGGTCGCCGTGGCCGGGGACTCGACCGCCGACATCGAGGGCGCCGTCCGCGCCGGGGCCGCGCTCGCCGTCGGGGTCCGCGGCGGAGCCCACTCCGAACCCCGCCTGCGCGCGGCCGGCGCCGACGCCGTCATCGACTCCGTCACCGACCTCCCCGCCCTGCTCGGCCTGCCCTCCTGA
- a CDS encoding pseudouridine-5'-phosphate glycosidase, translated as MRIAPEVADALAAGVPVLALESTILTHGLPRPRNLDVARDAEAQVRAAGAVPATIGVLDGVARVGLSGDELERLASDPDVVKLSSRDLPVAAATGVSGGTTVAATAHLAHRAGIRVFSTGGLGGVHRGASGTFDESADLPALARLPIVVVSAGVKSVLDVPATLERLETLGIGVLGYRTLAFPGFYVADSGYRVTHAVDSPEQVALARAAADDLGLDAALLVANPVPADEQLPPDVHDDALARATAALVERGIGGQDATPFLLEFIRDATGGASLEVNVAVYRNNVALGVKIAAAIAGR; from the coding sequence GTGAGGATCGCGCCCGAGGTCGCCGACGCGCTGGCGGCCGGCGTCCCGGTGCTGGCGCTGGAGTCGACGATCCTGACCCACGGCCTGCCGCGCCCGCGCAACCTCGACGTCGCCCGCGACGCCGAGGCGCAGGTCCGGGCGGCGGGCGCGGTCCCGGCGACGATCGGGGTGCTCGACGGCGTCGCCCGCGTCGGGCTCTCCGGCGACGAGCTGGAGCGCCTGGCGTCGGACCCGGACGTGGTCAAGCTCAGCTCCCGCGACCTGCCGGTCGCCGCGGCCACCGGTGTCTCCGGTGGCACCACCGTGGCCGCGACGGCGCATCTGGCGCACCGGGCCGGGATCCGCGTGTTCTCCACCGGCGGTCTCGGCGGGGTGCACCGCGGCGCGTCGGGGACGTTCGACGAGTCCGCGGACCTGCCGGCGCTGGCGCGGCTGCCGATCGTCGTCGTCTCGGCCGGGGTGAAGTCGGTGCTCGACGTCCCGGCCACCCTGGAGCGGCTGGAGACGCTCGGGATCGGAGTGCTCGGCTACCGGACGCTCGCGTTCCCCGGCTTCTACGTCGCCGACTCCGGGTACCGGGTCACCCACGCCGTCGACTCGCCGGAGCAGGTCGCGCTCGCCCGCGCGGCCGCCGACGACCTCGGTCTCGACGCGGCGCTGCTGGTCGCGAACCCGGTCCCGGCCGACGAGCAGCTGCCCCCGGACGTGCACGACGACGCCCTGGCCCGGGCGACCGCGGCGCTCGTCGAACGCGGTATCGGCGGGCAGGACGCGACGCCGTTCCTGCTGGAGTTCATCCGCGACGCCACCGGCGGGGCGAGTCTGGAGGTCAACGTCGCGGTCTACCGCAACAACGTCGCCCTCGGCGTGAAGATCGCCGCCGCGATCGCCGGCCGCTAG
- a CDS encoding amidohydrolase family protein yields MTATDPAPTPPAVRRLPTQEITTRTDSREILANARRDTERYGLDDYFIVDVDSHHVELDSWPEILTYLDSPVMRDTAEQMMRNWPNAARLALHNHSPGLTMQDVSGRIPHQASLAEDTPDTTSGAHRDVTLVQRAMNAMSIDVQVVFPQPMLETGLHPQPEVATALLQAYNRWFAAEVLPREPRIKTMLGLPFENPDACLETIREFADHPGVIGFLVTSQRHAGVHRNAYMPVYRELEDRGLPIGFHAGPNQSDTMTSTMNKFLSAHAMSFVTCNMTHMTNWVINGIPERFPGLKTIWIESGLAWVPFMMQRLDHEYYMRQSDAPLLTKPPSHYMREMYYTSQPMEWTDDALLESTLRAIDAPNTLMYSSDWPHWDFDVPGRIASLPFLDSHAKRNILGETARKVFNLG; encoded by the coding sequence ATGACCGCGACCGACCCTGCACCGACTCCCCCGGCGGTCCGCCGTCTGCCGACGCAGGAGATCACCACCCGCACGGACAGCCGGGAGATCCTGGCCAACGCCCGTCGCGACACCGAGCGCTACGGCCTCGACGACTACTTCATCGTCGACGTCGACTCCCACCACGTGGAGCTCGACTCCTGGCCGGAGATCCTGACCTACCTGGACTCGCCGGTCATGCGCGACACCGCCGAGCAGATGATGCGCAACTGGCCCAACGCCGCGCGGCTGGCCCTGCACAACCACTCCCCCGGCCTGACCATGCAGGACGTCTCCGGGCGGATCCCGCACCAGGCGTCACTGGCCGAGGACACCCCGGACACGACGTCCGGCGCGCACCGCGACGTCACGCTCGTGCAGCGGGCGATGAACGCGATGAGCATCGACGTCCAGGTCGTGTTCCCGCAGCCGATGCTCGAGACCGGGCTGCATCCGCAGCCGGAGGTCGCGACCGCGCTGCTGCAGGCCTACAACCGCTGGTTCGCCGCCGAGGTCCTGCCCCGCGAGCCGCGGATCAAGACGATGCTCGGGCTGCCGTTCGAGAACCCGGACGCCTGCCTGGAGACGATCCGCGAGTTCGCCGACCACCCGGGCGTCATCGGGTTCCTGGTCACCAGCCAGCGCCACGCCGGGGTGCACCGCAACGCCTACATGCCGGTCTACAGGGAGCTCGAGGACCGCGGGCTGCCGATCGGGTTCCACGCCGGGCCGAACCAGTCCGACACGATGACGTCGACGATGAACAAGTTCCTCTCGGCGCACGCGATGAGCTTCGTGACCTGCAACATGACGCACATGACGAACTGGGTGATCAACGGGATCCCGGAGCGTTTCCCCGGCCTGAAGACCATCTGGATCGAGTCCGGCCTGGCCTGGGTGCCGTTCATGATGCAGCGCCTCGACCACGAGTACTACATGCGCCAGTCCGACGCCCCGCTGCTGACGAAGCCGCCGTCGCACTACATGCGGGAGATGTACTACACCTCGCAGCCGATGGAGTGGACCGACGACGCGCTGCTGGAGTCGACGCTGCGCGCGATCGACGCGCCGAACACGCTGATGTACTCCTCGGACTGGCCGCACTGGGACTTCGACGTCCCGGGCCGGATCGCGTCGCTGCCGTTCCTCGACTCCCACGCCAAGCGCAACATCCTCGGCGAGACCGCCCGCAAGGTCTTCAACCTGGGCTGA
- a CDS encoding carbohydrate kinase family protein, with protein MLAVLGDLVEDVVVWPSGPIRPRTDTASRVFRRRGGSAANVAVAAARHGPVRFLGRVGDDAAGRALTDALAACGVDVRVQRSGTTGAVVVLVDPDGERTMLPDRGSAAELTGLDPFWLDGVTLLHLPAYSLVAEPIGTAARAAADTVVRGGGSVSVDASSTGALSGFGVPRFRSLLGDLRPSHLLANRDESDLLGLPAGVPPGCTVVVKDGARPARVHVPGAAPVDVAVAPVPGVRDTTGAGDAFAGGHLAAVLAGADPVRACAAGHVEAARVLGLPGAGGWRGADCPAWT; from the coding sequence ATGCTGGCGGTGCTCGGCGACCTCGTCGAGGACGTCGTGGTCTGGCCGTCGGGCCCGATCCGCCCGCGGACCGACACCGCGTCGCGGGTGTTCCGCCGCCGCGGGGGCAGCGCCGCGAACGTCGCCGTGGCGGCCGCGCGGCACGGACCGGTGCGGTTCCTCGGACGCGTCGGCGACGACGCCGCGGGACGTGCGCTCACCGATGCGCTGGCTGCGTGCGGCGTCGACGTCCGGGTGCAGCGGTCCGGGACCACCGGCGCGGTCGTGGTGCTGGTCGATCCGGACGGCGAACGCACGATGCTCCCCGACCGGGGCTCCGCCGCGGAGCTGACCGGCCTCGATCCGTTCTGGCTCGACGGCGTGACCCTGCTGCACCTGCCCGCGTACTCGCTGGTCGCCGAGCCGATCGGGACGGCGGCGCGGGCGGCGGCGGACACGGTGGTCCGGGGCGGCGGGAGCGTGTCGGTCGACGCGTCGTCCACCGGGGCGCTGAGCGGGTTCGGCGTCCCGCGGTTCCGCTCCCTCCTCGGGGATCTCCGGCCGTCGCACCTGCTGGCCAACCGGGACGAGTCCGACCTGCTGGGGCTCCCGGCGGGCGTCCCGCCCGGATGCACCGTCGTGGTCAAGGACGGCGCCCGTCCGGCCCGGGTCCACGTCCCCGGGGCGGCACCGGTGGACGTCGCGGTCGCGCCGGTGCCCGGGGTCCGCGACACCACCGGCGCGGGCGACGCGTTCGCCGGCGGCCACCTCGCGGCCGTCCTGGCCGGCGCCGATCCCGTCCGGGCCTGCGCCGCAGGCCATGTCGAGGCCGCCCGTGTCCTGGGGCTTCCCGGCGCGGGCGGGTGGCGCGGGGCAGACTGCCCGGCATGGACGTGA
- a CDS encoding GNAT family N-acetyltransferase, which produces MDVTVVHTADLGPDGRGELRDLLDLSYAGDFEPADWEHALGGMHALARDDDGTLVGHAALVARHLLHGGRALRAGYVEAVAVHPEHRRRGIAGAVMDPVERLARGGYDVGALGSSEMALSFYAARGWRLWRGPLFALTPSGIVETPDERGGIHVLPLDVPLDLDGDLTCDWRDGDVW; this is translated from the coding sequence ATGGACGTGACCGTCGTGCACACCGCCGATCTCGGACCGGACGGACGTGGGGAGCTCCGCGACCTGCTCGACCTCTCCTACGCCGGGGACTTCGAGCCCGCGGACTGGGAGCACGCGCTCGGTGGAATGCACGCCCTGGCCCGCGACGACGACGGCACGCTCGTCGGGCACGCGGCGCTCGTCGCCCGGCACCTGCTGCACGGGGGCCGGGCGCTGCGGGCCGGGTACGTCGAGGCCGTCGCCGTGCACCCGGAGCACCGGCGCCGGGGGATCGCGGGAGCCGTGATGGACCCGGTGGAACGCCTGGCCCGCGGCGGGTACGACGTCGGTGCGCTCGGGTCCAGCGAGATGGCGCTGTCGTTCTACGCCGCCCGCGGCTGGCGGCTCTGGCGCGGGCCGCTGTTCGCGCTCACCCCGTCCGGGATCGTCGAGACCCCGGACGAGCGCGGCGGCATCCACGTGCTGCCGCTCGACGTCCCACTGGACCTCGACGGTGACCTGACCTGCGACTGGCGTGACGGCGACGTGTGGTGA